One genomic segment of Burkholderia pyrrocinia includes these proteins:
- the aroG gene encoding 3-deoxy-7-phosphoheptulonate synthase AroG, with translation MPPHNTDDVRIRELKELTPPAHLIREFACSEAASELIYNSRQSMHRILHGMDDRLIVVVGPCSIHDTKAAIEYAGRLVKERERFKGELEIVMRVYFEKPRTTVGWKGLINDPHLDNSFKINEGLRTARELLLQINEMGLPAATEYLDMISPQYIADLISWGAIGARTTESQVHRELASGLSCPVGFKNGTDGNVKIAVDAIKAASQPHHFLSVTKGGHSAIVSTAGNEDCHVILRGGKTPNYDADSVNAACADIGKAGLAARLMIDASHANSSKKHENQIPVCADIGRQIAAGDARIVGVMIESHLVEGRQDLKEGCELTYGQSITDACIAWDDSVKVLEGLAESVKARRVTRGSGN, from the coding sequence ATGCCCCCGCACAATACCGACGACGTCCGCATTCGCGAACTCAAGGAACTGACGCCGCCCGCCCACCTGATCCGCGAATTCGCGTGCTCCGAAGCCGCGTCCGAGCTGATCTACAACTCGCGCCAGTCGATGCACCGCATCCTGCACGGGATGGACGACCGGCTGATCGTCGTGGTCGGGCCGTGCTCGATCCACGATACGAAGGCGGCGATCGAATACGCGGGCCGGCTCGTGAAGGAGCGCGAGCGCTTCAAGGGCGAACTGGAAATCGTGATGCGCGTGTACTTCGAGAAGCCGCGCACGACGGTCGGCTGGAAGGGGCTGATCAACGATCCGCACCTCGACAACAGCTTCAAGATCAACGAAGGGCTGCGCACCGCGCGCGAACTGCTGCTGCAGATCAACGAGATGGGGCTGCCGGCCGCGACCGAATACCTCGACATGATCAGCCCGCAGTACATCGCCGACCTGATCTCGTGGGGTGCGATCGGCGCACGCACGACCGAGTCGCAGGTGCACCGCGAGCTCGCGTCGGGGCTGTCGTGCCCGGTCGGCTTCAAGAACGGCACCGACGGCAACGTGAAGATCGCGGTCGATGCGATCAAGGCCGCGTCGCAGCCGCACCATTTCCTGTCGGTGACGAAGGGTGGCCATTCGGCGATCGTGTCGACGGCCGGCAACGAGGACTGCCACGTGATCCTGCGCGGCGGCAAGACGCCGAACTACGACGCGGACAGCGTGAACGCCGCCTGCGCGGACATCGGCAAGGCCGGCCTCGCCGCGCGCCTGATGATCGACGCAAGCCACGCGAACAGCTCGAAGAAGCACGAGAACCAGATCCCCGTCTGTGCGGACATCGGCCGCCAGATCGCGGCCGGCGACGCGCGGATCGTCGGCGTGATGATCGAATCGCACCTCGTCGAAGGCCGTCAGGACCTGAAGGAAGGCTGCGAGCTGACCTACGGCCAGAGCATCACCGACGCGTGCATCGCGTGGGACGACAGCGTGAAGGTGCTCGAAGGCCTCGCGGAGTCGGTCAAGGCGCGCCGCGTGACGCGCGGCAGCGGCAACTGA
- a CDS encoding cob(I)yrinic acid a,c-diamide adenosyltransferase, which yields MGHRLSKIATRTGDDGTTGLGDGRRIGKDDARIAAIGDVDELNSNLGVLLAETLPDDVRTALVTIQHDLFDLGGELCIPGHAVLDDTHLARVDQWLADYNATLPPLKEFILPAGSRAASLAHVCRTVCRRAERSIVALGRNETLNDAPRRYVNRLSDLLFVLARVLNRADGGADVLWERGRIR from the coding sequence ATGGGACACCGCTTGAGCAAGATCGCGACGCGCACGGGCGACGACGGTACCACCGGCCTTGGCGACGGGCGACGCATCGGCAAGGACGACGCGCGGATCGCGGCGATCGGCGACGTCGACGAACTGAACTCGAACCTCGGCGTGCTGCTCGCCGAGACGCTGCCGGACGACGTGCGCACGGCGCTCGTCACGATCCAGCACGACCTGTTCGATCTCGGCGGCGAGCTGTGCATCCCCGGCCATGCCGTGCTCGACGACACGCATCTCGCGCGCGTCGACCAGTGGCTCGCCGATTACAACGCGACACTGCCGCCGCTGAAGGAATTCATCCTGCCGGCCGGCTCGCGCGCGGCGTCGCTCGCGCACGTGTGCCGGACGGTGTGCCGCCGCGCGGAGCGCTCGATCGTCGCGCTCGGCCGCAACGAAACGCTCAACGACGCGCCGCGGCGTTACGTGAACCGGCTGTCGGACCTGCTGTTCGTGCTGGCACGCGTGCTGAACCGCGCCGACGGCGGGGCGGACGTGCTGTGGGAGCGCGGACGCATCCGCTAG
- the hmpA gene encoding NO-inducible flavohemoprotein, which translates to MTHITADQMARVKATAPVLAVHGATITKNFYQRMFARHPELKNLFNQTHQKTGSQPETLAKAVYAYAANIDNLGALGGAVSHIAHKHASLNIRPEHYPIVGENLLASIVEVLGDAVDADTLEAWRVAYGQLAQILIGAEADLYAGAAWSGFRPFKVARKVRESDEITSFYLTPADGGAAPTFEPGQYVTVKRFVGDLGVDQPRQYSLSDAPHGKWLRISVKREAGKPEAIPAGKVSTLMHDGVEEGAIVEVTAPMGEFSLKRGVDMPVVLISGGVGLTPMVSMASTLVSEGSKRDVRFVHACRSGAVHAFRDWLNDTVREHPNVKRTVLYELVGPNDRAGIDHDREGRLTAERVKEFALVPDADYYVCGPIAFMKAQRDALVALGVAPERINTEIFGSGALE; encoded by the coding sequence ATGACCCACATCACCGCTGACCAGATGGCTCGCGTGAAGGCCACTGCCCCTGTCCTTGCCGTGCACGGCGCGACGATCACGAAGAATTTCTACCAGCGCATGTTCGCGCGTCATCCGGAACTGAAGAACCTGTTCAACCAGACGCACCAGAAGACCGGCAGCCAGCCGGAGACGCTCGCGAAGGCCGTCTATGCGTATGCGGCGAACATCGACAATCTCGGCGCGCTCGGCGGTGCGGTGTCGCACATCGCGCACAAGCACGCGAGCCTGAACATCCGCCCCGAGCACTACCCGATCGTCGGCGAGAACCTGCTCGCGTCGATCGTCGAAGTGCTCGGCGACGCGGTCGACGCCGACACGCTCGAAGCCTGGCGCGTCGCATACGGCCAGCTTGCGCAGATCCTGATCGGTGCCGAGGCCGACCTGTACGCGGGCGCGGCCTGGAGCGGCTTCCGTCCGTTCAAGGTGGCGCGCAAGGTGCGCGAGAGCGACGAGATCACGTCGTTCTACCTGACGCCCGCCGACGGCGGCGCGGCGCCGACCTTCGAGCCGGGCCAGTACGTCACGGTGAAGCGCTTCGTCGGCGATCTCGGCGTCGACCAGCCGCGCCAGTACAGCCTGTCCGATGCGCCGCACGGCAAGTGGCTGCGCATCTCGGTGAAGCGCGAGGCGGGCAAGCCGGAAGCGATCCCGGCCGGCAAGGTGTCGACGCTGATGCACGACGGCGTGGAGGAGGGTGCGATCGTCGAGGTGACCGCGCCGATGGGCGAGTTCTCGCTCAAGCGCGGCGTCGATATGCCGGTGGTGCTGATCTCCGGTGGCGTCGGCCTGACGCCGATGGTGTCGATGGCGTCGACGCTGGTGTCCGAAGGCAGCAAGCGCGACGTGCGGTTCGTCCACGCGTGCCGCTCGGGCGCGGTGCACGCGTTTCGCGACTGGCTGAACGATACGGTGCGCGAGCACCCGAACGTCAAGCGCACGGTGCTGTACGAACTGGTCGGCCCGAACGATCGCGCCGGTATCGACCACGACCGCGAAGGGCGCCTCACGGCGGAACGCGTGAAGGAATTCGCGCTCGTTCCGGACGCCGACTACTATGTCTGCGGCCCGATCGCGTTCATGAAGGCGCAGCGCGATGCGCTCGTCGCGCTCGGCGTTGCGCCGGAACGCATCAATACCGAGATCTTCGGCTCGGGCGCGCTCGAGTGA
- a CDS encoding type II toxin-antitoxin system Phd/YefM family antitoxin, giving the protein MPTADMHDAKSRLSSLVEALELGRESEAVIARNGHPVARIVPYAAPKRIGAARQLLAGLNIPATVEAFNAGDKAIAADLDVSGEWGLAP; this is encoded by the coding sequence ATGCCGACCGCCGACATGCACGATGCCAAGTCACGGCTCTCGAGCCTTGTCGAAGCGCTCGAATTGGGGCGCGAATCGGAAGCCGTGATCGCCCGCAACGGTCATCCGGTCGCCCGGATCGTCCCGTATGCAGCGCCGAAGCGGATCGGTGCGGCGCGTCAGTTGCTTGCCGGGTTGAACATCCCGGCAACGGTCGAGGCATTCAATGCCGGCGACAAAGCGATCGCCGCTGACTTAGATGTCAGCGGGGAATGGGGGCTCGCTCCGTGA
- a CDS encoding FAD-linked oxidase C-terminal domain-containing protein translates to MNAPVELSSAARAQRQREVVQALMAVLPTHCLLYRDEDTAPYECDGLSAYRRLPLAVALPETESQVQRIVQICRRMEVPIVPRGAGTSLSGGALPIALGVVLSLARFTRIVEVDPYARTATVQPGVRNLAISEAAAPYGLYYAPDPSSQIACTIGGNVAENSGGVHCLKYGLTVHNVMRVRAVTIDGEIVEFGSLALDMPGLDLLAVMIGSEGMFAIVTEVTVRLIPKPQTAQLVMASFDDVVKGGEAVAAIIASGIIPAGLEMMDKPATQAVEAFTHAGYDLDAKAILLCESDGTPEEVAEEIVRMTAVLREHGATRIQVSRNEQERLRYWSGRKNAFPAAGRISADYYCMDGTVPRRAIGPLLARIEQLETRYGLRCINVFHAGDGNMHPLILYNANDPDELHRAEQFGAEILECCVEFGGSVTGEHGVGIEKLNSMCVQFSPQERDAFFAVKRAFDPAGLLNPDKGIPTRARCAEYGRQHVRGGLLPHPDLPRF, encoded by the coding sequence ATGAACGCCCCCGTCGAACTGTCGAGCGCAGCACGCGCGCAGCGCCAGCGCGAAGTCGTGCAGGCCCTGATGGCCGTGCTGCCGACGCACTGCCTGCTGTATCGCGACGAAGACACGGCGCCGTACGAATGCGACGGCCTGTCCGCGTACCGCCGCCTGCCGCTCGCGGTCGCGCTGCCCGAAACGGAATCGCAGGTGCAGCGGATCGTGCAGATCTGCCGCCGCATGGAGGTGCCGATCGTGCCCCGCGGCGCGGGCACGAGCCTGTCGGGCGGCGCGCTGCCGATCGCGCTCGGCGTCGTGCTGTCGCTCGCGCGCTTCACGCGCATCGTCGAAGTCGACCCGTACGCGCGCACGGCAACCGTGCAGCCCGGCGTGCGCAACCTCGCGATCTCGGAAGCCGCCGCGCCGTACGGGCTGTATTACGCGCCCGATCCATCGTCGCAGATCGCGTGCACGATCGGCGGCAACGTCGCGGAAAATTCCGGCGGCGTCCACTGCCTGAAATACGGGCTGACCGTGCACAACGTGATGCGCGTGCGCGCGGTGACGATCGACGGCGAGATCGTCGAGTTCGGCTCGCTCGCGCTCGACATGCCGGGCCTCGACCTGCTCGCCGTGATGATCGGCAGCGAGGGGATGTTCGCGATCGTCACCGAAGTCACGGTGCGGCTGATTCCGAAGCCGCAGACCGCGCAACTCGTGATGGCGAGCTTCGACGACGTCGTCAAGGGCGGCGAGGCCGTCGCGGCGATCATCGCGTCGGGCATCATCCCGGCCGGGCTCGAGATGATGGACAAGCCGGCCACGCAGGCCGTCGAGGCGTTCACGCATGCGGGCTACGACCTCGACGCGAAGGCGATCCTGCTGTGCGAATCGGACGGCACGCCGGAAGAAGTCGCCGAAGAGATCGTACGGATGACGGCCGTGCTGCGCGAGCATGGCGCTACGCGCATCCAGGTGTCGCGCAACGAACAAGAGCGGCTGCGCTACTGGTCGGGCCGCAAGAACGCGTTCCCGGCCGCCGGCCGCATTTCCGCCGACTATTACTGCATGGACGGCACGGTGCCGCGCCGCGCGATCGGCCCGCTGCTCGCGCGCATCGAACAGCTCGAAACGCGCTACGGGCTGCGCTGCATCAACGTGTTCCATGCGGGCGACGGCAACATGCATCCGCTGATCCTGTACAACGCGAACGATCCGGACGAACTGCACCGCGCCGAGCAGTTCGGCGCGGAAATCCTCGAATGCTGCGTGGAATTCGGCGGCAGCGTGACGGGCGAGCACGGCGTCGGCATCGAAAAGCTCAATTCGATGTGCGTACAGTTCTCGCCGCAGGAGCGCGACGCGTTCTTCGCGGTCAAGCGCGCGTTCGATCCGGCCGGGCTGCTGAACCCCGACAAGGGCATCCCGACCCGCGCGCGCTGCGCCGAGTACGGTCGCCAGCACGTGCGCGGCGGGCTGCTGCCGCACCCCGACCTGCCGCGTTTCTGA
- the tldD gene encoding metalloprotease TldD: protein MNIIEPGIRNLALAKDILLTPYGLDESLLTRTIADIFTHRVDYADLYFQATRSEAWSLEEGIVKSGSFSIDQGVGVRAVAGDRTAFAYSDDLSPEAIAQAAAATKAIAAAGGGRQKIKAATSLKGISGRDLYLPSDPLASLDATAKVKLLERIEQMARGRDPRITQVMAGLAGEYDVVLVARSDGALAADIRPLVRVSVTVIAEQNGRREIGSGGGGGRFDYGYFTDEVLSRYVDDAVHAALVNLDARPAPAGAMTVVLGPGWPGVLLHEAIGHGLEGDFNRKGSSAFAGRIGEQVAAKGVTVVDDGTLPNRRGSLNIDDEGNPTQCTTLIEDGILKGYIQDTLNARLMKMPITGNARRESYAALPMPRMTNTYMLNGDKDPQEIISSVKNGLYAVNFGGGQVDITNGKFVFSASEAYMIENGKITYPVKGATLIGSGPESLKYVSMIGNDMSLDTGVGVCGKEGQSVPVGVGQPTLRIDKMTVGGTA, encoded by the coding sequence ATGAACATCATCGAACCCGGCATCCGCAACCTCGCGCTGGCGAAGGACATCCTGCTCACGCCGTACGGCCTCGACGAAAGCCTGCTCACGCGCACGATCGCCGACATCTTCACGCATCGCGTCGACTATGCCGACCTGTACTTCCAGGCGACCCGCAGCGAAGCGTGGAGCCTCGAGGAAGGCATCGTCAAGTCGGGCAGCTTCAGCATCGACCAGGGCGTCGGCGTGCGCGCGGTCGCGGGCGACCGCACCGCGTTCGCGTACTCGGACGATCTGTCGCCCGAAGCGATCGCACAGGCGGCCGCGGCCACCAAGGCGATCGCGGCGGCCGGCGGCGGCCGGCAGAAGATCAAGGCCGCGACGTCGCTGAAGGGCATCTCGGGCCGCGACCTGTACCTGCCGTCCGACCCGCTCGCGTCGCTCGACGCGACGGCCAAGGTCAAGCTGCTCGAGCGCATCGAGCAGATGGCGCGCGGGCGCGACCCGCGCATCACGCAGGTGATGGCGGGCCTCGCAGGCGAATACGACGTCGTGCTCGTCGCGCGCAGCGACGGCGCGCTCGCAGCCGACATCCGCCCGCTCGTGCGCGTGTCGGTCACGGTGATCGCCGAACAGAACGGCCGCCGCGAGATCGGCTCCGGCGGCGGCGGCGGTCGCTTCGACTACGGCTACTTCACCGATGAAGTGCTGTCGCGCTACGTCGACGACGCCGTGCATGCGGCGCTCGTCAACCTCGACGCGCGCCCCGCGCCGGCCGGCGCGATGACGGTCGTGCTCGGGCCGGGCTGGCCGGGCGTGCTGCTGCACGAGGCGATCGGCCACGGGCTCGAAGGCGACTTCAACCGCAAGGGTTCGTCCGCATTCGCGGGCCGGATCGGCGAGCAGGTTGCGGCCAAGGGCGTGACCGTCGTCGACGACGGCACGCTGCCGAACCGCCGCGGGTCGCTGAACATCGACGACGAAGGCAACCCGACGCAGTGCACGACGCTGATCGAGGACGGTATCCTGAAGGGCTACATCCAGGACACGCTGAACGCGCGCCTGATGAAGATGCCGATCACGGGCAACGCGCGGCGCGAGTCGTACGCGGCGCTGCCGATGCCGCGCATGACGAACACCTACATGCTGAACGGCGACAAGGATCCGCAGGAAATCATCTCTTCGGTGAAGAACGGCCTGTACGCGGTGAACTTCGGCGGCGGCCAGGTCGACATCACGAACGGCAAGTTCGTGTTCTCGGCGTCCGAGGCGTACATGATCGAGAACGGCAAGATCACCTACCCGGTGAAGGGCGCGACGCTGATCGGCAGCGGCCCCGAATCGCTGAAGTACGTGAGCATGATCGGTAACGACATGTCGCTCGATACGGGTGTCGGCGTGTGCGGCAAGGAAGGCCAGAGTGTGCCGGTCGGCGTCGGCCAGCCGACCCTGCGGATCGACAAGATGACGGTCGGCGGTACGGCATAA
- a CDS encoding FAD-binding oxidoreductase, which translates to MNHPAPPAATRRPLPPAMLDALRAAFGERVSTADAVRAHHGRDESPFDPQLPDAVVFAHSADDVREVASLCSLYSVPLIPYGAGSSLEGHLLAVRGGISLDLSEMNRVLSINAEDLTVTVEPGITRKALNEALRDTGLFFPIDPGADASIGGMTATRASGTNAVRYGTMRENVLGLTAVLADGRVVKTGSRARKSSAGYDLTRLFVGSEGTLGVITEITLRLHPLPEAVSAAICTFPTMGDAVRTVIETIQIGVPIARVEFVDSLAVRSINRHSNLTLTEAPTLFFEFHGTEAGVKEQAELVQALAGQNNGQGFEWATRPEDRTRLWAARHNAYFAMLQLKPGCRAVTTDVCVPISQLAACVEETEVDLRASSLPCPIVGHVGDGNFHVAILIDPDKPEEIAEAEHINDRIVERALRLGGTCTGEHGVGLHKMRFLPKEHGDNAIDTMRAIKLALDPRNLMNPGKIFTC; encoded by the coding sequence GTGAATCACCCCGCCCCGCCAGCCGCCACGCGCCGCCCGCTGCCCCCCGCCATGCTCGATGCGCTGCGCGCCGCCTTCGGCGAGCGCGTGTCGACCGCCGATGCGGTCCGCGCCCACCACGGCCGCGACGAATCGCCGTTCGATCCGCAACTGCCCGATGCCGTCGTGTTCGCGCACAGCGCGGACGACGTGCGCGAAGTGGCGTCGCTGTGCTCGCTCTACAGCGTGCCGCTGATCCCTTACGGCGCCGGCTCGTCGCTTGAAGGCCACCTGCTCGCGGTGCGCGGCGGCATCTCGCTCGACCTGTCGGAAATGAACCGCGTGCTGTCGATCAACGCCGAAGACCTGACCGTGACGGTCGAGCCGGGCATCACGCGCAAGGCGCTCAACGAAGCGCTGCGCGACACCGGCCTGTTCTTCCCGATCGACCCGGGCGCCGACGCCAGCATCGGCGGGATGACCGCGACCCGCGCATCGGGCACCAATGCCGTGCGCTACGGCACGATGCGCGAGAACGTGCTCGGCCTGACCGCGGTGCTCGCCGACGGCCGCGTCGTGAAGACGGGCTCGCGCGCCCGCAAGTCGTCGGCCGGCTATGACCTCACGCGGCTGTTCGTCGGCTCCGAAGGCACGCTCGGCGTGATCACCGAAATCACGCTGCGCCTGCACCCGCTGCCCGAAGCCGTATCGGCCGCGATCTGCACGTTCCCGACGATGGGCGACGCGGTGCGCACCGTGATCGAGACGATCCAGATCGGCGTGCCGATCGCGCGCGTCGAATTCGTCGATTCGCTCGCCGTGCGCTCGATCAACCGCCATTCGAACCTGACGCTCACCGAAGCGCCGACGCTGTTCTTCGAATTCCACGGCACCGAGGCCGGCGTGAAGGAACAGGCCGAACTCGTGCAGGCGCTCGCCGGCCAGAACAACGGCCAGGGCTTCGAATGGGCGACCCGCCCCGAGGATCGCACCCGGCTCTGGGCCGCACGCCACAACGCGTACTTCGCGATGCTGCAATTGAAGCCCGGCTGCCGCGCGGTGACGACCGACGTCTGCGTGCCGATCTCGCAGCTCGCCGCGTGCGTCGAGGAAACCGAAGTCGACCTGCGCGCGTCGTCGCTGCCCTGCCCGATCGTCGGCCACGTCGGCGACGGCAATTTCCACGTCGCGATCCTGATCGATCCCGACAAGCCCGAGGAAATCGCCGAAGCCGAGCACATCAACGACAGGATCGTCGAGCGCGCGCTGCGCCTCGGCGGCACCTGCACGGGCGAGCACGGCGTCGGGCTGCACAAGATGCGCTTTCTGCCGAAGGAGCACGGCGACAACGCGATCGACACGATGCGCGCGATCAAGCTCGCGCTCGATCCGCGCAACCTGATGAATCCCGGCAAGATTTTCACGTGTTGA
- the glcE gene encoding glycolate oxidase subunit GlcE encodes MEEDDIVAGWAERIRAASADGRPLRIRGGGTKDWYGQALEGEILDTRAFQGVVSYDPAELVVTVRAGTPLAQLETVLAECGQMLPFEPPHFGRAATVGGCIAAGLAGPRRATCGAPRDFVLGVTLMNGRGEMLRFGGQVVKNVAGYDVSRLMAGALGTLGLMLDLSIKVLPMPVAEVTLKFEMTATDAVRKLNEWGGHPLPVSASGWRNGTLVLRLSGAEAAVKSAKTLLGGEVVDAVEAERFWAGLREHTDPFFNGVPPDYALWRLALPSITEPMHLPGTQLMEWGGAQRWWITDADAQTVRMSAKQAGGHATLFRAGDAYDRSAGVFTPLPAPMMKIHRGLKAAFDPARIFNRGRLYPDL; translated from the coding sequence ATGGAAGAGGACGACATCGTCGCCGGATGGGCCGAGCGCATCCGCGCGGCCAGCGCCGACGGCCGGCCGCTGCGGATACGCGGCGGCGGCACCAAGGACTGGTACGGCCAGGCGCTCGAGGGCGAAATACTCGACACGCGCGCGTTTCAGGGCGTCGTGTCGTACGACCCGGCCGAACTCGTCGTCACGGTCCGCGCGGGCACGCCGCTCGCGCAGCTTGAAACCGTCCTCGCCGAGTGCGGCCAGATGCTGCCGTTCGAGCCGCCGCACTTCGGCCGCGCGGCCACCGTCGGCGGCTGCATCGCGGCGGGCCTCGCGGGCCCGCGCCGCGCCACCTGCGGCGCACCGCGCGATTTCGTGCTCGGCGTCACGCTGATGAACGGCCGCGGCGAAATGCTGCGCTTCGGCGGGCAGGTCGTGAAAAACGTCGCCGGCTACGACGTGTCGCGGCTGATGGCCGGTGCCCTCGGCACGCTCGGGCTGATGCTCGACCTGTCGATCAAGGTGCTGCCGATGCCTGTCGCCGAAGTCACGCTGAAGTTCGAGATGACCGCGACCGACGCAGTGCGCAAGCTCAACGAATGGGGCGGCCATCCGCTGCCCGTCAGCGCGAGCGGCTGGCGCAACGGCACGCTCGTGCTGCGCCTGTCGGGTGCCGAGGCGGCCGTGAAATCGGCGAAGACGCTGCTCGGCGGCGAAGTCGTCGACGCGGTCGAAGCCGAACGCTTCTGGGCCGGCCTGCGCGAGCATACCGACCCGTTCTTCAACGGCGTCCCGCCCGACTATGCGCTGTGGCGCCTCGCGCTGCCGTCGATCACCGAACCGATGCACCTGCCCGGCACCCAGTTGATGGAATGGGGCGGCGCGCAGCGCTGGTGGATCACCGACGCCGATGCGCAGACCGTACGCATGAGCGCGAAGCAGGCCGGCGGCCACGCGACGCTGTTCCGCGCGGGCGACGCGTACGACCGCAGCGCGGGCGTATTCACGCCGCTGCCCGCCCCGATGATGAAAATCCACCGCGGGCTGAAGGCCGCGTTCGATCCCGCGCGCATCTT